The proteins below are encoded in one region of Segatella copri:
- a CDS encoding DUF2795 domain-containing protein, translated as MYWTLELASKLEDAPWPATKEELIDYATRSGAPLEVLENLQEIEDEGDVYESIEDIWPDYPSKDDFLWNDDEY; from the coding sequence ATGTATTGGACACTTGAATTGGCTTCAAAGCTTGAAGATGCACCATGGCCTGCAACAAAAGAAGAGTTGATTGACTACGCAACTCGCTCTGGTGCGCCTCTAGAAGTTCTAGAGAATTTGCAGGAGATAGAAGACGAAGGCGATGTTTACGAAAGCATCGAAGACATCTGGCCTGATTATCCTTCAAAGGATGACTTCTTGTGGAATGATGACGAGTACTAA
- a CDS encoding transposase, giving the protein MNTGLDQYMDIFKDAVEDSAAKITKSFEKILIEVIILFMVIPRKINFTQMGRYGLHVEQTYRNAFGLKKSKCIDWLKLNVSLAKRFLGKQGRWAIAIDPSYISKAGKKTPHIGRFWSGCAQSVKHGLEIMGIGLIDIDTKDCMMLRAHQSLNNKELSLRNKTMVDFYISVIKRYRKELLKLSTLIVADAYFSTSTFVNGIKKEGFSLISRFRDNACLFYVYTGPRTGKRGRPKTKDGKIDMKNLDLTRMEKMEMKDIEGTAYTLIAYSKALKCKVRLVIWQMPNGKKKLFFSTYTSLSGEEVLLYYRTRFQIEFCFRDAKGYTGLMDCQARDKWKLDFAFNASFTSLNVAKVTMKEMGMEYSMSSFKSLMTNIYLVRRIFKACGYIPNRTLISKIFKDLSCLQRIAA; this is encoded by the coding sequence ATGAATACAGGACTTGACCAATATATGGATATCTTTAAAGATGCAGTTGAAGATTCAGCTGCAAAGATAACAAAAAGTTTCGAGAAAATACTCATCGAGGTGATAATTTTGTTCATGGTAATACCAAGAAAGATAAATTTCACCCAAATGGGGAGGTATGGCTTGCATGTTGAGCAAACCTATCGCAACGCATTCGGCTTGAAAAAGTCGAAGTGCATTGATTGGCTCAAACTTAATGTCTCACTTGCCAAGCGCTTCTTGGGTAAACAGGGAAGATGGGCTATTGCCATTGATCCCAGCTACATCAGTAAAGCTGGCAAGAAAACACCACATATCGGTCGTTTTTGGTCAGGATGTGCTCAGTCTGTTAAACATGGTCTCGAAATCATGGGTATTGGACTCATTGATATTGATACCAAAGACTGCATGATGTTAAGAGCCCACCAGTCGCTAAATAATAAAGAACTGAGTCTTAGAAACAAGACTATGGTAGATTTCTATATCAGCGTCATTAAGCGTTACCGCAAGGAACTTCTTAAACTCTCAACCCTCATAGTTGCAGATGCTTACTTCTCTACAAGTACATTTGTTAATGGGATAAAGAAAGAAGGGTTCTCTTTGATAAGCCGCTTTCGTGACAATGCTTGTCTCTTTTATGTCTATACTGGTCCACGTACTGGAAAACGTGGTCGCCCCAAGACCAAGGATGGCAAGATTGATATGAAGAATCTTGACCTCACTCGAATGGAGAAGATGGAGATGAAAGATATAGAAGGAACAGCTTATACTTTGATTGCCTATTCCAAGGCACTCAAGTGTAAAGTTAGACTTGTCATCTGGCAGATGCCGAATGGCAAGAAGAAACTATTCTTCTCTACATACACCTCACTTTCGGGTGAAGAGGTACTTCTTTATTATAGAACCAGGTTTCAGATCGAATTTTGCTTTCGTGACGCCAAAGGCTATACTGGTCTTATGGACTGCCAGGCTCGCGATAAGTGGAAACTCGATTTTGCTTTCAATGCTTCGTTCACATCACTAAATGTTGCCAAGGTAACTATGAAGGAGATGGGAATGGAATATTCTATGTCTTCATTCAAGTCACTGATGACCAACATTTATCTGGTGAGACGAATTTTTAAAGCATGCGGGTACATCCCGAACCGAACTTTAATTAGCAAGATTTTCAAAGATCTCTCGTGCTTACAGCGTATAGCTGCTTAG
- a CDS encoding broad-spectrum class A beta-lactamase CfxA6: MKKNRKKQIVVLCIALVCIFILVFSLSHKSATKGSANPPLTDVLTDSISQIVSACPGEIGVAVIINNTDTVSVNNKSIYPMMSVFKVHQALALCNDFDKKGLSLDTLVKINREKLDPKTWSPMMKDYSAPVISLTVRDLLRYTLSQSDNNASNIMFKNMLNTAQTDSFIAKLIPRSSFQIAYTEEEMSADHDKAYSNYTSPLGAAMLMNRLFTESLISNEKQDFIKNALKECKTGIDRIVAPLLDKEGVVIAHKTGSGNVNENGILAAQNDVAYICLPNKVCYTLAVFVKDFKGNESQASQFVAHISAVVYSLLINTALN, translated from the coding sequence ATGAAAAAAAACAGAAAAAAGCAAATCGTAGTTTTGTGTATAGCTTTAGTTTGCATCTTCATCTTGGTGTTCTCATTGTCCCATAAATCAGCTACAAAAGGTAGCGCGAATCCTCCATTAACAGATGTTTTGACTGATAGCATTTCTCAGATTGTCTCGGCTTGTCCTGGTGAAATTGGTGTGGCGGTTATTATTAATAACACAGATACGGTTAGTGTTAATAATAAAAGCATTTATCCTATGATGAGTGTATTTAAGGTTCATCAGGCATTAGCTCTTTGCAATGATTTTGACAAAAAAGGCCTTTCCCTTGATACCTTGGTAAAGATAAATAGGGAAAAACTTGATCCAAAGACATGGAGCCCTATGATGAAAGATTATTCAGCACCAGTTATATCGTTGACAGTAAGAGATCTGTTGCGCTATACTCTTTCCCAGAGCGACAATAATGCAAGCAATATCATGTTTAAGAATATGCTCAATACTGCACAAACAGACAGTTTTATAGCGAAACTCATACCACGTTCGAGTTTTCAGATAGCTTATACAGAAGAGGAAATGTCCGCTGACCATGACAAAGCTTACTCTAATTACACATCTCCTCTTGGTGCTGCAATGTTGATGAATCGTTTGTTTACAGAAAGTCTTATCAGTAATGAGAAACAAGATTTCATTAAGAATGCATTGAAAGAATGTAAAACAGGTATAGATAGGATAGTAGCTCCACTTCTTGATAAAGAAGGGGTTGTAATAGCACATAAGACAGGTTCTGGTAATGTCAATGAAAATGGTATTCTTGCAGCTCAGAATGATGTAGCCTATATATGTCTGCCTAATAAGGTCTGCTATACCTTAGCTGTATTTGTTAAGGATTTCAAGGGAAATGAATCACAAGCGTCACAATTTGTTGCGCATATATCAGCGGTAGTATATTCTTTATTAATCAATACTGCGTTAAATTAA
- a CDS encoding IS1380 family transposase — MAKIQIKSEKLTPFGGIFSIMEQFDALLAQTIDSTLGLRCTMFGYQYSEILRSLMCVYLCGGSCIEDVTTHLMKHLSLHPTLRTCSADTILRAIEELTFKSITYKSASGKSYDFNTADKMNCLLVNALLATGQLKSGQEYDFDFDHQFIETEKYDAKPTYKKFLGYSPGVAVINDMIVGIENRDGNTNVRFNQKETLERIFKRLEASEIYISRARMDCGSCSEEIVDMVEAHCRHFYIRANRCSSFYDSMFALTGWKTVEINGIEFELNSILVEKWKGKPYRLVIQRQRRIDGDLDIWEGEYTYRCILANDYKSSARDIVEFYNLRGGKERIFDDMNNGFGWNRLPKSFMAQNTVFLLMTALIRNFYKAIMQRLKTHEFGLRATSRIKTFVFKFISVPAKWIKTSRRHVLNIYSDNNAYANLFKTDFG; from the coding sequence ATGGCAAAGATACAAATAAAATCTGAGAAACTCACTCCTTTTGGGGGAATTTTTTCGATTATGGAGCAATTTGATGCTCTTTTAGCTCAAACCATTGATTCCACCTTGGGATTGAGATGCACTATGTTTGGTTATCAATATAGCGAGATTCTACGCTCTCTGATGTGCGTATATCTTTGTGGTGGCTCATGTATTGAGGATGTTACAACTCACCTGATGAAACATTTGTCTCTTCATCCAACTCTTCGCACTTGCAGCGCAGACACCATATTACGTGCTATCGAAGAACTGACTTTTAAGAGCATCACCTATAAGTCTGCTTCTGGCAAATCCTATGATTTCAATACTGCAGACAAGATGAACTGCTTACTGGTCAATGCCCTGCTTGCTACTGGTCAATTGAAATCCGGTCAAGAATATGATTTTGACTTTGACCATCAGTTCATTGAAACAGAGAAGTATGATGCAAAACCAACCTACAAGAAGTTCTTGGGCTATAGTCCAGGTGTAGCTGTCATTAACGACATGATTGTTGGTATTGAAAATAGAGACGGCAACACAAACGTGCGCTTCAACCAAAAAGAAACTTTGGAAAGAATCTTCAAGCGATTGGAGGCTTCGGAAATATATATTTCTCGTGCCCGCATGGATTGCGGCTCATGTTCGGAGGAAATCGTAGATATGGTAGAGGCTCATTGCAGGCATTTTTATATTCGTGCCAACAGATGCTCTTCTTTCTACGATTCCATGTTTGCCTTAACTGGATGGAAAACTGTTGAAATCAACGGTATTGAGTTTGAGTTGAATTCTATCCTTGTTGAGAAATGGAAAGGAAAACCGTATCGTCTTGTCATACAGAGACAAAGGCGAATAGATGGAGACCTTGACATTTGGGAAGGCGAATATACCTACAGATGTATACTGGCTAACGATTACAAGTCGAGTGCAAGAGACATCGTGGAATTCTACAATCTTCGTGGTGGCAAGGAACGCATCTTCGATGACATGAACAATGGCTTTGGCTGGAATCGATTGCCAAAATCGTTCATGGCACAGAATACTGTATTCCTGCTTATGACAGCTCTCATCAGAAACTTCTACAAAGCTATTATGCAGAGATTGAAAACCCATGAATTTGGATTGCGTGCCACCAGCAGAATCAAGACCTTTGTTTTCAAGTTCATCTCTGTTCCTGCGAAATGGATTAAGACATCACGTAGGCATGTATTGAACATTTACTCAGACAACAATGCTTATGCCAACCTGTTCAAGACAGACTTTGGTTAA
- a CDS encoding DUF6088 family protein, translating into MAEIANRIYETSEGQILFISDFSDINDNEKVVSRALSVEEKKGNIVRLANGVYLRPKNTRFGIVYPSIDEMVMAIAQRDKVQIQPSGVTALNKLGLSTQVPTKYTYLTSGSGRVLTLGNRTIELKRSVPKNFAFQTVLAALLVQALRTLGQKNVGNQELSTIRKLVNEEEHKDLFVQDLTLMPVWMRKLITDIIDKNEHYDTLVKSHNR; encoded by the coding sequence ATGGCAGAAATAGCAAACCGTATATACGAGACAAGTGAAGGGCAGATTCTCTTCATCTCAGACTTCTCGGACATCAATGATAATGAGAAGGTGGTAAGTCGTGCACTTTCTGTAGAAGAAAAAAAGGGAAATATAGTTCGATTAGCTAATGGGGTTTATCTTCGCCCTAAGAATACCCGATTTGGGATAGTCTATCCATCAATAGATGAAATGGTGATGGCTATAGCCCAGCGAGATAAGGTACAAATACAACCTTCAGGAGTTACAGCGCTCAACAAACTTGGACTCTCAACACAGGTGCCTACAAAATATACTTATCTGACATCGGGAAGTGGAAGAGTCTTGACTCTTGGAAATCGGACTATAGAGTTGAAGAGAAGTGTTCCTAAGAACTTTGCTTTTCAGACAGTGTTGGCAGCGCTTCTTGTACAAGCTCTTAGAACATTAGGACAAAAGAATGTAGGTAATCAAGAACTCTCTACCATAAGAAAATTGGTCAATGAAGAGGAACATAAAGACTTGTTTGTACAAGACCTTACTCTCATGCCAGTATGGATGAGAAAGCTGATAACTGATATAATAGATAAAAACGAGCATTATGACACTTTGGTTAAATCACACAATAGATGA
- a CDS encoding type IX secretion system membrane protein PorP/SprF, with protein sequence MCKKFRYLIVLKRFIIIWILLVGVLEMRAQYDPSFSHYFDMEPSFNPAAVGKQSKLNVAAAYALDMAGFEHNPRTFQVAADMPFFLLNHRHGVGLSLLNDQIGLFTHQRLALQYALQNKLLGGTLSVGVQGGMLSEKFDGSKVDLGESGDPAFSTSDVNGSGMDLSLGLYYQHKAWYVGLSAQHLTSPTINLGETNELKIDATYYLTGGYNIRLRNPFLTIKPSVLVTTDGTTWRGDLTGRLVYQYEKRMLYGGVTYSPDRSVTVLVGGSFHGVVLGYSYEAYTSKLSAGNGSHELFVGYQTDINLTKKGRNRHQSVRIL encoded by the coding sequence ATGTGTAAGAAATTCCGTTATCTTATTGTGTTGAAAAGATTTATCATTATATGGATTCTGCTAGTGGGGGTGCTCGAAATGAGGGCACAGTATGATCCTTCCTTCAGTCATTATTTTGACATGGAACCATCATTCAATCCTGCTGCTGTGGGTAAGCAGTCGAAACTTAATGTTGCGGCGGCCTACGCACTTGATATGGCTGGATTCGAACATAACCCCCGTACCTTTCAGGTGGCGGCTGACATGCCTTTCTTCTTGCTCAATCACCGGCATGGAGTAGGCTTGTCGCTACTGAATGACCAGATTGGTCTTTTTACTCATCAGCGACTGGCTTTACAGTATGCTTTGCAGAATAAACTCCTGGGTGGAACGCTGAGCGTGGGTGTGCAAGGAGGCATGCTGAGTGAGAAGTTTGATGGAAGCAAGGTGGATTTGGGAGAAAGTGGTGACCCTGCCTTTTCTACTTCAGACGTAAATGGAAGCGGAATGGATTTGAGTCTGGGTCTGTATTATCAGCATAAGGCCTGGTATGTAGGACTTTCTGCCCAGCATCTTACATCGCCTACGATAAATCTAGGTGAGACCAACGAATTGAAAATAGATGCCACATATTATTTGACAGGTGGATACAATATTCGACTGAGAAATCCGTTCTTAACAATAAAGCCGTCTGTTCTTGTTACAACAGATGGTACCACATGGCGAGGCGACCTGACAGGAAGATTGGTTTACCAATATGAAAAACGGATGTTGTATGGTGGAGTAACCTATAGTCCGGACAGATCGGTAACCGTGCTGGTAGGCGGTAGTTTCCATGGGGTAGTGCTTGGTTACAGTTACGAGGCATACACCTCTAAACTCAGTGCCGGAAATGGCAGTCATGAACTCTTTGTAGGGTATCAGACCGATATCAACCTGACCAAGAAAGGCAGAAACCGTCATCAGAGCGTCAGAATATTATAA